From a region of the Mercurialis annua linkage group LG1-X, ddMerAnnu1.2, whole genome shotgun sequence genome:
- the LOC126670987 gene encoding phosphatidylinositol/phosphatidylcholine transfer protein SFH3: MVVVPDEAVDQFKALMDQVEDPFKKTYKNIHQGYQTETSMRFLKAREWNVTKAHKMLVDCLHWRIQNEIDNILTRPIIPTDLYRAVRDSQLIGMSGYSREGLPVFAIGVGLSTYDKASVNYYVQSHIQMNEYRDRVILPSASEKHKQPITTCIKVLDMSGLKLSALSQIKLLTIISTIDDLNYPEKTKTYYIVNAPYIFSACWKAVKPLLQERTRKKIQVLSGNGQDELLKIMDLESLPHFCKREGPGSSRRSGDAAENCFSLDHHFHQKLYDYIKQQSLVKQPAQPIKQGSFHVNLPEAAAEGTEIGKAIESELHKIGNCSEQSSSVHKLRISGD; encoded by the exons ATGGTGGTTGTTCCAGATGAGGCAGTTGATCAGTTTAAGGCACTTATGGACCAag TTGAGGATCCATTCAAGAAAACATATAAG AATATCCATCAAGGCTATCAAACCGAAACTTCGATGCGATTCCTGAAAGCTAGAGAATGGAATGTTACCAAAGCCCATAAAATG TTAGTTGATTGTTTGCATTGGAGGATACAAAATGAGATTGACAATATATTAACG AGACCGATAATCCCCACTGATTTATACAGAGCAGTGCGTGATTCACAGCTCATAGGAATGTCGGGTTACTCAAGAGAG GGCCTTCCGGTTTTCGCTATTGGTGTTGGTCTAAGCACATATGATAAAGCATCT GTCAACTATTATGTGCAGTCACACATTCAAATGAATGAGTATAGGGACCGTGTAATATTG CCTTCTGCTTCAGAAAAACATAAGCAACCGATAACCACCTGCATCAAGGTTCTGGATATGTCTGGTCTGAAGCTATCAGCACTTAGCCAAATAAAG TTGTTGACAATCATATCAACTATTGATGACTTAAATTATCCAGAGAAAACTAAAACATATTACATTGTAAATGCCCCATACATATTTTCAGCTTGTTGGAAG GCTGTTAAGCCTTTACTGCAAGAGAggacaagaaaaaaaattcaggtATTATCAGGGAACGGGCAAGATGAGCTGTTGAAG ATAATGGATTTGGAATCTCTTCCACATTTCTGTAAAAGAGAAGGACCTGGATCATCTCGACGTTCAGGGGATGCAGCTGAAAATTGCTTTTCGTTAGACCATCATTTTCATCAAAAACTCTATGACTACATAAAGCAGCAATCCTTGGTAAAGCAACCTGCACAGCCAATTAAACAAGGTTCTTTCCATGTGAATCTGCCTGAGGCAGCCGCAGAAGGTACTGAAATAGGAAAAGCAATTGAATCTGAGCTGCATAAGATCGGAAACTGTAGTGAACAATCGAGCTCAGTACATAAACTCAGAATCAGTGGTGACTGA